In Armatimonadota bacterium, a single genomic region encodes these proteins:
- a CDS encoding ABC transporter ATP-binding protein: MAEQPLLSVRNLKTYFYTDEGVVKAVDGLSYDLHRGETLGIVGESGSGKSVHALSIMRLIPQPPGKIVAGEILFEGRNLLSLSEEEMRRIRGNRIAMIFQEPMTSLNPVLTIGEQIAEAVMLHQRLPRKAAWDRAVEMLEKVRIPLARERVKDYPHQFSGGMRQRVMIAMALSCNPSILIADEPTTALDVTIQAQILELMQELQQEFHMAIILITHNLGVVAEMCDNVVVMYAGRPVEKANVLRTFQDPKHPYTWGLLHSIPKLHERKERLIPIEGQPPSLIDLPPGCPFAPRCPFAMEICVQEDPPEYLVGPEHTARCYLYSEHATEEDRRAAVEAGLAAATPRPVVQE; this comes from the coding sequence GTGGCGGAGCAGCCCCTGCTGTCGGTACGCAACCTGAAGACCTACTTCTACACGGACGAGGGCGTGGTGAAGGCCGTGGACGGCCTCTCCTACGACCTGCACCGGGGGGAGACCCTGGGCATCGTGGGGGAGTCCGGGTCGGGGAAGAGTGTGCACGCGCTGTCCATCATGCGGCTCATCCCCCAGCCCCCCGGCAAGATCGTGGCCGGCGAGATCCTCTTCGAGGGACGCAACCTGCTGAGCCTCTCCGAGGAGGAGATGCGCCGCATCCGCGGCAACCGCATCGCCATGATCTTCCAGGAGCCCATGACCTCGCTGAACCCGGTGCTCACCATTGGCGAGCAGATCGCCGAGGCGGTGATGCTCCACCAGCGCCTGCCCCGCAAGGCCGCGTGGGACCGGGCCGTGGAGATGCTGGAGAAGGTGCGCATCCCGCTGGCCCGGGAACGGGTGAAGGACTACCCGCACCAGTTCAGCGGCGGGATGCGCCAGCGGGTCATGATCGCCATGGCCCTCTCCTGCAACCCCTCCATCCTCATCGCCGACGAGCCCACCACCGCCCTCGACGTGACCATCCAGGCGCAGATCCTCGAGCTGATGCAGGAGCTGCAGCAGGAGTTCCACATGGCCATCATCCTCATCACGCACAACCTGGGCGTGGTGGCAGAGATGTGCGACAACGTGGTGGTCATGTACGCGGGGCGGCCGGTGGAGAAGGCCAACGTCCTGCGCACCTTCCAGGATCCCAAGCACCCCTACACCTGGGGCCTGCTCCACTCCATCCCCAAGCTGCACGAGCGCAAGGAGCGGCTCATCCCCATCGAGGGGCAGCCCCCCAGCCTGATCGACCTGCCCCCGGGGTGCCCGTTCGCCCCGCGTTGCCCCTTCGCCATGGAGATCTGCGTGCAGGAGGATCCGCCGGAGTACCTGGTGGGGCCGGAGCACACGGCGCGGTGCTACCTCTACAGCGAGCACGCCACCGAGGAGGACCGGCGGGCGGCGGTGGAAGCGGGGCTGGCGGCGGCCACGCCGCGCCCGGTGGTGCAGGAGTGA
- a CDS encoding dipeptide ABC transporter ATP-binding protein has translation MATVSDDIILDVRNLYKYFPITKGFIFQKQVGAVKAVDGVSFTIRRGETLGLVGESGCGKTTTGRVILRLQEPTSGEVYFEGRNIFKLNKEEMRRLRRDMQIIFQDPYSSLNPRMTVGDIIGEPLEIHNLARGKEKVRRVQELLEVVGLSPYHANRYPHEFSGGQRQRIGIARALAVNPKLIICDEPVSALDVSIQAQVLNLLEELQKEFGLTYLFIAHDLSVVKHISDRIAVMYLGRIVEIADADELFTNPQHPYTEALLSAVPIPDPAIRRERIILPGDVPSPVNPPRGCRFHTRCLYAQESCRIEDPPLLDVGGGHLVACPILPFRHQRSRAAVVPAGTAGPTT, from the coding sequence ATGGCGACGGTGAGCGACGACATCATCCTCGACGTCCGGAACCTCTACAAGTACTTCCCCATCACCAAGGGTTTCATCTTCCAGAAGCAGGTGGGGGCGGTGAAGGCCGTGGACGGCGTCTCCTTCACCATCCGCCGCGGGGAGACGCTGGGCCTGGTGGGGGAGTCGGGGTGCGGCAAGACCACCACGGGACGCGTCATCCTGCGCCTGCAGGAGCCCACCAGCGGCGAGGTCTACTTCGAGGGGCGCAACATCTTCAAGCTCAACAAGGAGGAGATGCGCCGCCTGCGCCGCGACATGCAGATCATCTTCCAGGACCCCTACTCCTCCCTCAACCCGCGCATGACGGTGGGCGACATCATCGGCGAGCCCCTGGAGATCCACAACCTGGCCCGCGGCAAGGAGAAGGTGCGGCGCGTGCAGGAGCTGCTGGAGGTGGTGGGCCTCTCCCCCTACCACGCCAACCGCTACCCGCACGAGTTCAGCGGCGGGCAGCGGCAGCGCATCGGCATCGCCCGGGCCCTGGCGGTGAACCCGAAGCTCATCATCTGCGACGAGCCGGTCTCCGCCCTGGACGTGAGCATCCAGGCCCAGGTGCTGAACCTGCTGGAGGAGCTGCAGAAGGAGTTCGGGCTGACCTACCTCTTCATCGCCCACGACCTCTCCGTGGTCAAGCACATCAGCGACCGCATCGCCGTCATGTACCTGGGGCGCATCGTGGAGATCGCCGACGCCGACGAGCTCTTCACCAACCCGCAGCACCCCTACACGGAGGCCCTCCTCTCGGCGGTGCCCATCCCTGACCCGGCCATCCGGCGGGAGCGCATCATCCTGCCGGGGGACGTGCCGAGCCCGGTCAACCCGCCCAGGGGGTGCCGCTTCCACACCCGCTGCCTGTACGCTCAGGAGTCCTGCCGCATCGAGGACCCGCCGCTGCTGGACGTGGGCGGCGGCCACCTGGTGGCCTGCCCCATCCTGCCCTTCCGCCACCAGCGCAGCCGCGCGGCGGTGGTCCCGGCGGGGACGGCGGGCCCGACCACCTGA
- a CDS encoding nucleotidyltransferase domain-containing protein, producing MEALRARLPALAQVLPLRRVVLFGSYARGRHTAASDVDLLVVYADPPRAEAYAVVRQTLALPRLEPHVYSEAEYRAVQATVDRMTRGGVTLLGSNL from the coding sequence GTGGAGGCCCTGCGCGCGCGCCTCCCGGCGCTGGCACAGGTCCTTCCGCTGAGGCGGGTGGTGCTCTTCGGCTCGTACGCCCGGGGCCGGCACACCGCCGCCTCGGACGTCGACCTGCTGGTGGTCTACGCCGACCCGCCCCGCGCTGAGGCGTATGCCGTGGTGCGCCAGACGCTCGCCCTGCCTCGCCTGGAGCCGCACGTGTACAGCGAGGCGGAGTACCGGGCGGTGCAGGCGACCGTGGACCGGATGACGCGCGGCGGCGTCACCCTCCTGGGCAGCAACCTGTAA
- a CDS encoding HEPN domain-containing protein — MERSRDWMEDARRDLEHARSDAERGFYNWACFSAQQAAEKAVKAVFQRLGAEAWGHSVADLLGELRSRADVPGALVDRALELDKAYIPARYPNAHPAGSASSRYTRTEAERLIAHAEAVVEFCQGLLSTLD; from the coding sequence GTGGAGCGCAGCCGGGACTGGATGGAGGACGCCCGCCGCGACCTGGAGCACGCCAGGAGCGACGCGGAACGGGGGTTCTACAACTGGGCCTGCTTCTCCGCGCAGCAGGCCGCCGAGAAGGCCGTGAAGGCCGTCTTCCAGCGTCTGGGGGCGGAGGCGTGGGGCCACTCGGTGGCCGACCTCCTCGGCGAGCTCCGCTCACGCGCCGACGTCCCGGGCGCGCTCGTCGACCGTGCCCTGGAACTGGACAAGGCCTACATCCCCGCCCGCTATCCCAATGCCCACCCGGCGGGGTCGGCCAGCAGCCGGTACACGCGAACGGAGGCCGAGCGCCTGATCGCCCATGCGGAAGCGGTCGTCGAGTTCTGTCAGGGTCTCCTATCCACGCTGGACTAG